GGATAAATACTATTACGGCAGTTAAATCTCTATTTTTCATCGTTACCTTTCCAAGAATTTATGGAAATATACACAACTGCCGGAAAAAACAAAATTAGAATAATGTTTGTGTTCAGAGCTGATAATATTCAAGCTCCGCCAGCGACCTGTCTATTCTTTGCAGAACGCAAGCCTTTCCGAGAATCTCGATCGAATCAAATATAGCAGGGCTTATAGTCCCGCCGGAAAGGGCAACCCTGATAGGCTGGGCAATCTTCCCGAGACCAAGCTCATTCTTCTCGCCGTAGGCACGGAGCTGGGATTCAATGTTTTCAGCGCAGAAATCTTCAATCCCTTCAAGCAGTATCCGCATATCACGCAAAACCGCAAGTCCCTGCCATTCGTTCTTCGCAATCACCTTCTTCACGGCCTTTGGATCGTATTGGATATCATTGGTGTCGATGAAAAAGAGCCTGCATTTATCGAGCACGTCCCTGAATGTTTTCGCTCCTCTGCTCAGGTGCACCGCCCTTTCAAGCAGCCAGTCTTCCTTTTCCAGAAGCGGGCTTGAATTCTTCTCGAGGAATGTTTTAAAGTGCCGGAGGAGGGTTTTGGAGTCTGCATGGTTTATGTGTTCGGTGTTGAAGGCTATGAGTTTGTCGCGGTCGAAAAAGCTGTTGGCCCTGCCGAGCTTATCGAGCGTGAAGGCGTTTTTTATTTCCTCACGGCTCATAATCTCCTTATCTCCGCCGGGATTCCAGCCCAGAAGGGCCACAAAATTCAGCACGGCCTCCGGAACATACCCGCTTTTTACGAAATCACGCACGTTTATCTCAGGCAGCTTAACCCCGAGGAAATCGGCAATATGATTTACGGCATCCTCATCCGGAACAGCCTTCTTCTTGAGGAATCTCTCAAGGTCTTCTTCGGTCATCCCGCCGGCAGCGGCAATCTCTGCTTTGCTTTTATCGCTTGCCTTTACAGCTTTGCGCAGTGCGTTTGGCCTTTCCCGCTTGCTGAGCTTCCCGCCTGTATCGCTTACGGTGAGCGATATATGGGCATACTCCGGCCTTTCAAAGCCAAGGGCCTCCTGCAGGAGGATATGCCCGGGGGTGTTCATAAGGTGCTCCTGCCCGCGGATAATATGGCTCACGCCCATCAGCGCATCATCCACCACAACAGCAAAATGATACGTGGGGAAGCCGTCGGATTTGCGGATTATGAAATCGGAAATCTCAGACGGATTTACAGCCACAGTTCCGCGCACCTTGTCTTCAAACACGATCTGTTTGTCCTGCGGGACGGCAAACCGGACAGTTACAGGCCTGCCCTCTCGACGCGCCTTTTCTGCATCCTGTTCTGTGGGAAGGCTGGCTGGGGTTTTGTAAATAAAGCCGCCGGAATCCTTCACTGCCTTATCACGCATTTCTGCAAGTTCTTCAGCAGTTTCGAAGCAGTAGTAGGCATTGCCGCTTTCCAGCAGGCGGTTTAAGTGTTCTTGGTATATATCCATCCGCTCGCTCTGGAGATAAGGGCCGTTCTCCCCGCCCGCTTCGGGGCCTTCGTCCCAGTCTATACCGAGCCAGCGGAGGTCTTCGAGAACCTGCTTCATGGCTGTGGAGGTGTTGCGTTTCTGGTCGGTATCTTCTATGCGGAGGATAAATTTCCCGCCTGTTTTTCGCGCGTAGAGCCAGTTGAAAAGAGCGGTTCTCGCTCCGCCGATATGTAAGTAGCCCGTGGGAGAAGGGGCGAATCTTGTAACTGCCATAGTAAAACCTGCAAAATACAATAAAATTCCAGTTCCTTTGAAAGAGGGCATTATATTCAAAAAGAGCCTTTTGGAAAGTGGGGAAAGGGCCGGCAGAAACACGCGGACAGATATCTTTTTTGATGCCAGAAGAAGGTTTGCTTGAATCGCAAAAGAGATAAATCCGCTGATTGCACAGACCTCGCAGATATATTACACAGATTGCACGGAGTTTTTGTGGCCTGTGGCGAGCAGCAGAGCTGCAAGTCCGCCTGCGGCGGGTGGCTCGCGGCTCGGTTTAAACGTTAGTTTCGTGAAGTCGCTGCGAAATGCTAACGACAATCAGAGCCGTGCGTGGAGTCCGCCGAAGGCGGACGAAACAAGCGGATAGATTCGCTGCTCGTTACGAGTGGCGAGTGGCAGAGCTGCAAGTCCGCCTGTGGCGGATTGTGAGGGGCAAAATCATTAGTGAAAAATTAGTGTAGATTAGCGGCTGAAAACATCTCTCTCATATTTTTTTCCTCTCCCCTCCGTTTCCTCCGATACCTCCGTGTAAAAATCAATTTAAACATTGTAGAAGAGTTTGGTATTGCGGTGAAACGTCCTTCCGGCATAGAGCTTTCCCTCATTTATGCGTCTGTCCCCTCAAATGTGAATTTGATTTATACCGAGCCTGTCCGCCGGAGGCGGAGAGGAATCGGAGCAATCGGAGGAGGATGTGATAAATTAGACAGGATTAACAAGATTTACAGGATGAGATAAAGATTTCATATTAATTTTAAATTGGCTTTCTTATCAAAAAAACTTATCTTAAATCATTAGTGAAAAATTAGTGCTGATTAGTGGTTAAAAAAATATCTCCCCTCTGTGCCCCTCCGCCTGCGGCGGACAGGCTCTCCGCCTTCGGCGGACTCCACGTGCGGCTCTGATTGTCTTTAGTATTACGCAGCGATTCCACAAAACGAGATATTTAAACTGAGCTACGCTTAAAGGCTTGCCGCAGGCGGGAAGGGTTAGGAGGTGTTCTAAAGATGATTATCTAGAAGCTTCCGGGATAGAATCTGACAATACAAATTCAGAGTGTATACTGAACCGTATATTGAAACGCCTACTAAACCGTATATGCAGGGCAATTCAAAGAGTTGTGATTATGTGCAAACGGCAATTGAAAATCTTTCTAAGTATCACGGAGACAATGATTTATGCGAGGAAAATCTACGCAGTGCGTTTGCTTGTGAAATTGGTAAAAATGGGCCGTGCAGGACTTGAACCTGCGACCCCCTGCTTGTAAGGCAGGTGCTCTAGCCAACTGAGCTAACAGCCCTTTAAGAGAGAGGTATAATATTGAAAGCTTTGAAAGAGTCAACTTTTTTTTGCAGAAAGTTAGGCCTATTGCAAAATTTTTTATTAAGGAGTTTTTGTCATTTTAATGCCCTTTCAATTACTTTAAGTTTTGCTGCAGCAGCCGCTTCCACACTCTTTAAAGCTGAATCTCGCATAGAGCCAGAGAATATGCCGGCAAAGAATAATAAACTGAATTCCCCTTCTCAATAGAATCAGCGGTATTCAGCAGGGCGCTGTCTCTCCAAACATCGCCGTTTTGAGCGGAAAGTATCTGCACCTGCGCCGATTGCACTGGTGAGCTGTTTTCGATAAGTATCTTTTTTCGTGAACCGGTTTTGTTGAGCAGGATATTGAACAGCTTATTGTCTTCCTCGTTGTAAGCAGAAACGCAAGGAACAGCCGGCACGCCTGAATCAGAACTCAGGAGCGTTTCGCCCAGAATACTATTGAAAAGATTCATCGCTTTGAGTACTGGTCTGGGCTGCAATGTTTCGGGGTCTATAAATGCCCTGTCGCCCTGCACAGCTCCCCAT
This window of the Sedimentisphaera salicampi genome carries:
- the gltX gene encoding glutamate--tRNA ligase, yielding MAVTRFAPSPTGYLHIGGARTALFNWLYARKTGGKFILRIEDTDQKRNTSTAMKQVLEDLRWLGIDWDEGPEAGGENGPYLQSERMDIYQEHLNRLLESGNAYYCFETAEELAEMRDKAVKDSGGFIYKTPASLPTEQDAEKARREGRPVTVRFAVPQDKQIVFEDKVRGTVAVNPSEISDFIIRKSDGFPTYHFAVVVDDALMGVSHIIRGQEHLMNTPGHILLQEALGFERPEYAHISLTVSDTGGKLSKRERPNALRKAVKASDKSKAEIAAAGGMTEEDLERFLKKKAVPDEDAVNHIADFLGVKLPEINVRDFVKSGYVPEAVLNFVALLGWNPGGDKEIMSREEIKNAFTLDKLGRANSFFDRDKLIAFNTEHINHADSKTLLRHFKTFLEKNSSPLLEKEDWLLERAVHLSRGAKTFRDVLDKCRLFFIDTNDIQYDPKAVKKVIAKNEWQGLAVLRDMRILLEGIEDFCAENIESQLRAYGEKNELGLGKIAQPIRVALSGGTISPAIFDSIEILGKACVLQRIDRSLAELEYYQL